One window of the Babesia microti strain RI chromosome IV, complete genome genome contains the following:
- a CDS encoding Superoxide dismutase [Fe] (overlaps_old_locusTagID:BBM_III09215), with translation MMIFSSLFYCLLIFAGLIQLVSPFRQLRNDTLVHKLHSLPINQSNSIGGRFELIELPYNIESLTPFMSKDAIEMHYLRHHAKYVNTLNQLVSSTNSTFSTLKDIVSAAEDIKIYNNAAQAYNHNLFWYSMTPQSNSPTGCLLRAINASFGSIDKLLNEIILKGIAHFGSGWVFLTRLPDGSLTLCEGHDAECPIRYDRGIPLLALDVWEHAYYVDYRYDRERYIRGWVDHINWVTAEQLYSDASNFRNCYSGVHML, from the exons atgatgatttttagCTCTCTATTTTACTGCCTTTTAATTTTTGCAGGTTTAATACAACTAGTTTCTCCTTTTAGGCAGCTACGCAATGATACACTAGTGCATAAGTTACATTCTCTCCCTATCAACCAATCCAATAGCATTGGTGGCAGGTTTGAATTAATAGAGTTGCCATAC AATATTGAATCCTTAACACCTTTCATGTCAAAAGACGCAATTGAAATGCACTACCTGAGACATCACGCCAAATATGTAAACACACTCAACC AACTGGTTTCCAGTACGAATTCCACATTTTCTACACTAAAAG ACATAGTGTCTGCTGCCGAAGATATTAAGATATACAACAATGCAG CACAAGCATACAATCATAATTTGTTTTGGTACTCAATGACGCCTCAATCCAATTCCCCTACGGGATGCCTTTTGCGCGCGATTAATGCCAGCTTTGGCTCAATAgacaaattattgaatgAAATAATCTTAAAGGGAATCG CACACTTTGGAAGTGGATGGGTTTTCCTCACCAGGTTACCAGACGGCAGTCTGACTCTCTGCGAGGGGCACGACGCAGAATGTCCTATAAGATATGATCGAGGCATCCCTCTGTTAGCATTAG ATGTATGGGAACACGCTTACTACGTTGACTATCGTTACGATAGGGAAAGGTACATCCGAGGATGGGTCGACCACATCAACTGGGTGACTGCAGAGCAGTTGTACAGCGATGCATCTAATTTTCGTAACTGTTATTCTGGTGTACACATGCTCTAA
- a CDS encoding hypothetical protein (overlaps_old_locusTagID:BBM_III09215), whose protein sequence is MELKCDFRVEYLRHFSNCISSLSRLSLASKSDTHSYVNFTPTKVYANSRNLHGLEGYTEIPTNNIFHENPVIINKTIEGNPVFLKLDIVRFNNVLSAASTSDRVAIELIVRSGLLYIIVSFDDMYHSNKDIPVESLPAEMLDGCITPDIPLYKWNVALPKICKIISFLDAAFKLGSEFVDISVCKMDSVKANLTLIADTVMVNLESSFNGLKLFMGDEPVDTNDNSSIVRTVNTKIFIQVMRALLNLTGERKTQCVVFATISDNFSEPWIFLVASCVAVEECRVYLTIPVVNDDF, encoded by the exons ATGGAATTGAAATGCGACTTTAGGGTGGAATATCTTAGGCACTTTTCCA AttgtatatcatcattaagTAGACTGTCACTCGCTTCCAAAAGCGATACACACAGCTATGTCAATTTCACACCTACAAAAGTGTATGCAAACTCACGTAATCTACATGGCCTAGAAGGTTACACTGAAATACCAACC aacaatatatttcatgAGAATCCTGTCATAATAAACAAGACCATTGAGGGGAATCCTGTATTTTTGAAACTAGACATAGTGCGATTTAATAATGTGTTAAGCGCCGCATCTACTAGTGATAGAGTGGCTATAGAGTTGATTGT GAGGTCAGGGTTGTTATACATAATTGTCAGCTTTGACGATATGTACCACTCTAATAAA GATATACCAGTGGAATCTCTGCCAGCTGAAATGTTAGATGGATGTATTACCCCCGATATACCGCTATACAAG TGGAATGTGGCATTGCCTAAGATTTGTAAGATAATATCATTTCTGGATGCAGCTTTCAAACTGG GCAGTGAATTTGTCGATATTAGCGTTTGTAAAATGGATTCTGTTAAAGCAAATTTAACACTTATCGCAG ACACTGTAATGGTTAATTTGGAGAGTAGTTTCAATGGATTGAAGTTGTTCATGGGCGATGAACCCGTTGACACTAATGATAATAGTTCAATCGTTCGGACTGTGAATACCAAGATCTTTATTCAGGTCATGAGG GCGTTGCTAAACCTAACAGGCGAAAGGAAAACACAGTGTGTAGTTTTTGCAACAATTTCGGACAATTTCAGTGAGCCTTGGATTTTCTTAGTCGCATCTTGTGTGGCA GTTGAAGAATGTAGAGTTTACCTTACAATCCCAGTTgttaatgatgatttttag